The Candidatus Scalindua japonica genomic interval GTCATCAATCTTCTCACGTGCAAACTTCATAGTAATTATTGATCTTATATTTACATGATAATTCAGAAAGTTATCAACTTTTTCTTTTAACCTTGTGAATACAGATTGAGTCTCAGTCTTATATTTAACAATATAGTCAATCATATCCTGTCTTTTATTGTTCGATCGCTTTTCGAACATCTCTACGCTCTTAATCTCATTATTACAATGTGAAACTTTTTCACTTAATATGTTCTTTAGACCGTCAAAGACATTTACTAAATACTTTAAAGGGCTCAGTATTTTCAGGTCCATTTTTGTGTCATAATCCATCTTTTCAAAAATAAACTGCTCCACTTTTTCAATATTACTTTTTTTGAGCAGCTCTTCATCACCAGACGTCTTAGCAAGAAAAGCATCTTTTGTAGACATACTGATAACCTTTGGTTCATAGCCGAATAAACGGTAAAAGTTCTTTTCTATAAACGTTATAATTTCGTTATGATCTTCTTCTGTTTTCAGATCAATCTTATTTAAAACAAACAGGAGTTTTCTGTCCCACTTTCCTTTAAGCAGTTGAAGAAATACCCTTTCACTTTCAGTAAATGGATGATCTGCTGATGTGACAAAAAGAACCACTTCAGATCGATGAATAAACCCTTCAGTAATCAGCTGATGCTCAGCTATAATTGAATTTGTTCCTGGCGTATCTACGATAGTAAGATCCTTTAACGCTTCCAAAGGGTAGGTCATTTTGCATTGATGATCGTCAACCTCTTCTGAGGATACATCTTCGCCATATGTCAATAGCGTAATTTTATTTGTGGAAGGAGTTGGACCGTCTTTTAGAATTCTTTTTCCGCAAAGAGCATTAACAAAACTGGATTTCCCTGAATTATACTCACCCGCAATAACCAGGTATAATGGCTCATTAATTTGTGCCGCCATTTCAGACACTTTCTTTTCTATTTCAACATCCCCTATTCTATAAAAGAATTTCTTTGCGTCGTCAAGGAGCTCAACGACATGCTGTAACTTATCCTGACTTTCCGGTGATTTTGCGACTTCTAACATAATTTATATAGTTTCCTGGTTTATTGTATTAATAAAAAGCAAAGAATCCCTTTGCTGCTAATCACTTATGATGAATAAATTATAAGGCATCACTTCATTGCGTCAAGTAAATTTTATTATGAATCTGAATACGCAATTGCATCAATTTCAATTTTGACATTCATAGGTAACCTTGAAACCTGTACCGTAGATCTGGCTGGCTTTGATTTTTCGAAAAATCGTGCATACATTTGATTAACTGCAGCATAATCATCAAGGTCAGTCAAAAATATGGTTATGCGCAGAACGTTGTCAAGAGATGATCCACCTGCTGCTAAGACGTTGTTCATATTCTCAAGTATCTGTTTTGTCTGCTCTTGTATATCTCCTTTCACGATTTCACCGGACCCGGGATCTATTGGTATCTGGCCGGAAATAAAAACAAGATTGTTCCATTGAACAGCCTGTGAATAGGGCCCTATTGCTTGAGGTGCTTTTGTTGTTTTGATGATATTTTTCTGCATACTCCCCTCCATCCAGATTGATTTTGAAATTCTAAATTGGCATTATAGTTCCTTTTTTGCACTTTGAGAAGTTATATTCTTGAATTTAAAGAGCTATTCTGATATTTTCAAAATACCCATTATCGATAATCTGTATAAGAGTTAGTTTTTCTGTATTCGATTCTCAACCCTGTATACACCGTTGTGGAGTAAGACCTTGGTGCTTTTTGTCCGGGAAACAAATAAAAACTATGCTCATTCAAAACAAGAAAGGGGAAATGTCATACAAGTAATGAAAACTACACTCAGTACCAACTTAAGCGACATTGAAGAAAAAATTATTAAAGGTCAACGTCTTGATTTCGAAGATGGTATCAGGCTATTTGAGTCTTCTGACATTCTTGCAGTAGGCAGGCTTGCAAATATAGTAAGAGAGAGAATAAACAAAAACAGAGTTTATTACATTATTAACAGACACATAAATTATTCAAATATATGTAAAAACAAGTGCAAGTTCTGTGCATTCAGTCGTGAAGAAGGTGATGACGGCGCGT includes:
- a CDS encoding RidA family protein; this translates as MQKNIIKTTKAPQAIGPYSQAVQWNNLVFISGQIPIDPGSGEIVKGDIQEQTKQILENMNNVLAAGGSSLDNVLRITIFLTDLDDYAAVNQMYARFFEKSKPARSTVQVSRLPMNVKIEIDAIAYSDS
- a CDS encoding dynamin family protein, translating into MLEVAKSPESQDKLQHVVELLDDAKKFFYRIGDVEIEKKVSEMAAQINEPLYLVIAGEYNSGKSSFVNALCGKRILKDGPTPSTNKITLLTYGEDVSSEEVDDHQCKMTYPLEALKDLTIVDTPGTNSIIAEHQLITEGFIHRSEVVLFVTSADHPFTESERVFLQLLKGKWDRKLLFVLNKIDLKTEEDHNEIITFIEKNFYRLFGYEPKVISMSTKDAFLAKTSGDEELLKKSNIEKVEQFIFEKMDYDTKMDLKILSPLKYLVNVFDGLKNILSEKVSHCNNEIKSVEMFEKRSNNKRQDMIDYIVKYKTETQSVFTRLKEKVDNFLNYHVNIRSIITMKFAREKIDDKFKREVFGVANPRTELERIINDAIDYVDRNNNVLWDMANDYIESEIAFQRKTNDDSLVRKDRYFSNRESDKHVNLREYAKQFQELDGELEGAKVYRVVQSGFLNFIVLEGLALGIVIGLSTFFIPNTLGIVVASILAGIGFSIFPLKRKKYRNEFMQRVDAICERFNNMMLFEFEKIIDRVLEDIGNRISSYRDTRWSEREEVNRQITELKALSERTKDLIRKSCIQ